A single region of the Shinella sp. PSBB067 genome encodes:
- a CDS encoding ABC transporter permease, with protein sequence MSKAVTENLPAGHDIPRHGRRRFLVELERVALLIAWLLIIAIFGAIAPETFLTWPNFSSIFGSQAVLVILTLGLIIPLTAGDIDLSIAQVLTLSSMIIAVLNVNYGWPIGLAIVAAVAAGVLTGLLNAFFTLYFRIHSLIVTLGTGTFLHGLTLWISSSRTIGGVDWGLVNAVILTRFLGIPLAFYYALALALLLLYVVEFTSFGRKALFVGRGREVARLSGIPVTRVRLICFMSSGAFAAIAGVLYAGTSGSADPNSGTQLMLPAFAAAYLGATAISPGRFNPLGSMIAVYLLVTGITGLSILGIDTFVQDLFYGGALVIAVALSQLVRGREESLT encoded by the coding sequence ATGAGCAAAGCAGTCACAGAAAATCTCCCTGCGGGCCATGACATCCCGCGCCACGGCCGGCGCCGCTTCCTCGTGGAGCTCGAGCGCGTCGCGCTCCTGATCGCCTGGCTGCTGATCATCGCGATCTTCGGCGCGATCGCGCCCGAGACCTTTCTCACCTGGCCGAACTTCTCCAGCATCTTCGGCTCCCAGGCCGTGCTGGTGATCCTGACGCTGGGACTGATCATTCCGCTGACGGCGGGCGACATCGACCTGTCGATCGCGCAGGTGCTGACGCTTTCGTCGATGATCATCGCCGTTCTTAACGTCAACTACGGCTGGCCGATCGGCCTTGCGATCGTGGCCGCGGTGGCTGCAGGCGTCCTCACGGGTCTGCTGAATGCGTTCTTCACGCTCTATTTCCGGATTCACTCGCTGATCGTCACGCTCGGCACGGGCACGTTCCTGCATGGACTGACGCTGTGGATCAGCAGTTCTCGGACGATCGGCGGCGTTGACTGGGGACTGGTCAACGCGGTCATCCTGACGCGGTTCCTGGGCATTCCGCTCGCCTTCTACTATGCGCTCGCCCTCGCGCTGCTGCTTCTTTATGTCGTCGAGTTCACGTCGTTCGGCCGCAAGGCGCTGTTCGTCGGGCGCGGGCGGGAAGTGGCGCGGCTTTCGGGAATTCCCGTCACGCGCGTCCGGCTGATTTGCTTCATGTCCTCCGGCGCCTTCGCCGCCATCGCGGGCGTGCTTTACGCCGGCACCTCCGGCTCGGCAGATCCCAATTCCGGAACGCAGCTCATGCTGCCGGCCTTTGCCGCCGCCTATCTCGGGGCGACCGCGATCTCGCCGGGACGCTTCAATCCGCTCGGCTCCATGATCGCCGTCTATCTCCTCGTCACCGGCATCACGGGCCTGTCCATCCTCGGCATCGATACCTTCGTTCAGGACCTCTTCTACGGCGGCGCGCTGGTGATCGCCGTGGCGCTTTCCCAACTCGTCCGGGGCCGCGAAGAATCCCTCACCTGA
- a CDS encoding RidA family protein yields the protein MTIERVHTNQRMSQIVNHGGLVYLAGQVASGAPGASVPEQTRDILARIDGLLAEAGTDKSRVLTVTIWLTDIGTFDEMNAVWDAWLPESCAPARACVEARLAAPHYTVEVMVTAAA from the coding sequence ATGACCATCGAACGCGTTCACACGAACCAGCGCATGAGCCAGATCGTCAACCATGGAGGGCTGGTCTACCTCGCCGGGCAGGTGGCGAGCGGCGCCCCCGGCGCCAGCGTGCCCGAGCAGACCCGCGATATCCTTGCGCGTATCGACGGACTGCTCGCAGAAGCCGGCACGGACAAGAGCCGGGTTCTGACGGTGACGATCTGGCTCACCGATATCGGCACCTTCGACGAGATGAACGCGGTCTGGGATGCCTGGCTGCCGGAAAGCTGCGCACCGGCGCGAGCCTGCGTAGAGGCGCGGCTGGCGGCGCCCCACTATACGGTCGAGGTCATGGTCACTGCTGCGGCCTGA
- a CDS encoding SDR family NAD(P)-dependent oxidoreductase, with the protein MPRLAKRNALVIGGAVGIGRAVALAFGREGANVVVADRSHEAECLAVATQIASGGVGALSIACDVTVESDVASAVETTIARYGSIDILVNNAGIGQPPGDFTALDWTDWQKLIEVNLRGAAFGLRHGLPPMLERGYGRVINTASQLAHKPAVGAAVYSATKAAVVALTVAVAHEVAAKGVLVNCVCPGPTDTATWRASDPEWRHWKQEQLPIRRIARPEEIASSYVFLASEEASFMVGQSISPNGGDVSW; encoded by the coding sequence ATGCCCCGGCTTGCGAAACGCAATGCGCTGGTTATCGGCGGCGCTGTCGGTATCGGCCGCGCGGTGGCGCTCGCCTTCGGGCGCGAGGGCGCAAACGTCGTCGTGGCCGACCGGAGCCATGAGGCCGAATGCTTGGCCGTGGCTACGCAGATCGCATCCGGTGGAGTAGGCGCCTTGTCCATTGCGTGCGACGTGACAGTCGAGTCGGACGTAGCGTCGGCCGTGGAAACGACCATCGCGCGATATGGAAGCATTGATATCCTTGTCAACAACGCGGGGATCGGCCAGCCGCCGGGTGACTTCACTGCGCTGGACTGGACTGATTGGCAAAAGCTTATCGAGGTTAACCTGCGCGGCGCCGCCTTCGGGTTGCGCCATGGCCTGCCGCCGATGCTGGAGCGGGGATATGGCCGCGTCATCAACACCGCTTCCCAGCTGGCACACAAGCCGGCGGTGGGCGCGGCGGTCTACAGCGCCACGAAGGCAGCCGTGGTCGCCTTGACGGTCGCCGTCGCTCACGAGGTCGCAGCCAAAGGTGTCCTCGTCAATTGCGTATGCCCCGGCCCGACCGACACGGCCACATGGCGCGCCAGCGACCCTGAATGGCGGCACTGGAAACAGGAACAGCTTCCGATCCGAAGAATAGCGAGACCGGAGGAGATCGCATCGTCTTACGTTTTCCTCGCATCCGAGGAAGCAAGCTTCATGGTCGGACAGTCGATCTCACCGAATGGTGGCGACGTGAGCTGGTAG
- a CDS encoding toxin-activating lysine-acyltransferase, with protein sequence MKSEFDAITVPKPIDEETLDKLANLRTTVQSAFGQVVLAMCGLPRYRHQSLADLAHLVIDPLARDRISIATPVSSEGADPVAAPVLTPPAIAIWASVSEAVGKKIEEQIMAGSFPIRLKPGDWNSGEQIWLLDVIAPTRKIATTALTNFRRVAKQESIRIHPLIAGLVDPGILAELRGGIEAEHGNAAGERARSH encoded by the coding sequence ATGAAGAGCGAGTTCGACGCGATAACAGTCCCGAAGCCAATTGACGAAGAGACGCTTGATAAGCTGGCAAATCTTCGCACAACGGTGCAGTCGGCCTTTGGGCAGGTGGTCCTTGCCATGTGTGGTTTGCCCCGCTATCGCCACCAATCCCTGGCGGACCTCGCCCATCTCGTCATAGATCCGCTCGCGCGCGACCGCATTTCAATTGCGACTCCTGTGTCATCTGAAGGCGCGGATCCCGTGGCGGCGCCCGTCCTCACGCCCCCGGCGATTGCAATCTGGGCAAGCGTATCCGAGGCTGTGGGCAAGAAAATAGAAGAGCAGATAATGGCCGGGTCGTTTCCCATCCGTCTGAAGCCGGGGGACTGGAACAGTGGCGAACAGATCTGGTTGCTGGACGTGATCGCGCCGACGCGGAAGATCGCGACAACGGCGCTGACCAATTTCCGCCGCGTCGCAAAACAGGAAAGCATCCGGATCCACCCTTTGATTGCAGGGCTGGTCGATCCTGGCATTCTCGCGGAACTACGGGGCGGCATTGAAGCTGAGCACGGTAATGCGGCGGGTGAGAGGGCCAGATCGCATTGA
- a CDS encoding calcium-binding protein, which translates to MSISNELFKAILSLDSYNRGYNQGILGLGTVGSRIGDATLSSQSEIADTSDAFQAGFYAAAYDWNGQKVISYRGTDSAVELSWAADIWSGWTLGAGFPWASQAGLAIRFFQGVAKEFKERPETSAFDAIDNSGIILTGHSLGGGLAGFVSMITGANAVGFDHMPFGEGAMAAILSELGQRVGSMFDPEPYTDPQFLTTLMTNSGMHLPSYSDFTGYYVDGEVNAGLRDGSIAMSLGLILGAIGGIPFFQSLGASISDGQTGAESNITKHSLSTYQWDKPNDGVFGTPRHSQPLLTALMFAEDLTEWRSISNEVLTALHDGDLAEAIGFNSLSGHYNNVDKLLTAIAYSALDSGSSASSDYGYVFGNTGIRALFDDADALGAVVGANRQSTPLEHFLDAITKVIVQFAGLMALRKIDYHAYDAGSIYNPEKGIIDVLPDDPGADEPELLSLNLSQELWKLGATENEAVEIFGLSDILDDLAWLDTVSLEDALQQLHGSNPLEKVDLLTFALGEEPFSGTFAHGSEDGITVFVGTGAADDITGTDENDVVFAGDSANPADAFSGQIGLIDGGGGDDILIGWAGIDHIIGGAGNDIIFGGAGDDEIWGDAQTPPEEDDWWSDTENDVVFAGSGDDKVYSYAGADVISLGDGDDEVYVKRPTDYESGYQRSVIWGGSGVDSFYFVGKVHALSITVSEINDELLLNLSTTALFSMINNGLEWPYDTIIINLEDKDKIYLNGNRVGTAIAVQNTEYSDTGFRLDFDDYQYSGSYDGYSYDYYRANSMTRVQRVELKDYYAMDGFESADVGEEDSVLVGNGLGIRVVAGSAGSLTMSGFSDGLAGISFVGNGIYGDIEETTTVQNVYGDGENVIEYRPWEHRARLISSEYQIVGDPEVTVELTEGWSIKPAGYGSFLPYSLNLSDFQYAWETGDAGDNQFDGKEAAQKFTGGSGFDTVDYSTSTGSIYVEMSREGQSGDALGDKYFSIEKIVGTAYADVLVGDSNDNAFSGNEGDDYLEGGAGDDILDGGAGADYLVGGIGGDIYLYRSGDGFDVIYDDSESLVEVDLLKLLDISASGVSLTAADENLEITVLATGDVITVVGQFSTDNQGRGIEQLHFAGGVSYSRADIALVINGEDPDTILGTSGNETLVGTSDDGNARGGLGDDLFHGARGSDTSIHHSGGGSSTPTASDFEADVIAFPTAHLAMESSGEVYSSHIVEPERDDGEVAHTAQIFSFAEFANLAASEDVISDIWFEPEPIGALV; encoded by the coding sequence ATGTCTATTTCAAATGAACTGTTCAAGGCCATACTTTCATTGGATTCTTACAATAGAGGGTATAATCAAGGGATTTTGGGGCTTGGCACAGTAGGATCGCGTATTGGTGATGCCACTCTATCTTCGCAGAGCGAAATTGCAGATACTTCAGACGCCTTTCAGGCTGGCTTCTACGCCGCCGCTTACGACTGGAATGGACAAAAGGTTATTTCATATCGCGGTACGGATAGCGCCGTCGAACTGAGTTGGGCTGCCGATATTTGGTCTGGCTGGACGTTGGGAGCAGGTTTTCCATGGGCGTCCCAAGCGGGTCTAGCCATTAGATTTTTTCAAGGAGTAGCAAAAGAATTTAAAGAAAGACCTGAAACGTCGGCGTTCGACGCCATAGACAATTCCGGCATTATCCTGACCGGTCACTCGCTGGGCGGCGGTCTGGCCGGTTTTGTTTCAATGATTACAGGCGCCAACGCGGTTGGCTTCGATCATATGCCGTTCGGAGAAGGGGCAATGGCCGCCATCCTGTCTGAATTGGGGCAGCGAGTGGGAAGCATGTTCGATCCCGAACCCTATACGGACCCGCAGTTCCTAACAACGCTCATGACAAATAGCGGCATGCATTTACCAAGTTATTCCGACTTCACGGGATACTATGTCGATGGTGAGGTGAATGCCGGATTGCGCGACGGCTCCATCGCGATGAGCCTCGGATTAATTCTCGGTGCAATTGGCGGCATTCCATTCTTCCAGTCGCTCGGCGCCAGCATTTCCGACGGACAGACAGGCGCTGAGTCAAATATCACCAAGCATTCGCTCTCGACATACCAATGGGACAAGCCGAACGACGGTGTATTTGGCACACCAAGGCACTCGCAGCCGCTTCTTACTGCGCTAATGTTCGCCGAGGATTTAACCGAGTGGCGAAGCATCTCGAATGAAGTGCTGACCGCACTGCATGACGGAGACCTTGCCGAGGCAATAGGCTTCAACTCGCTATCAGGACACTATAATAACGTAGACAAGCTTCTCACGGCAATCGCCTATTCGGCATTGGATAGCGGTTCATCTGCTTCTTCCGACTATGGCTATGTTTTCGGGAATACCGGCATTCGAGCGCTCTTCGACGATGCGGATGCTCTTGGCGCCGTTGTAGGGGCCAACAGGCAGTCGACGCCGCTTGAACATTTCCTGGATGCAATCACGAAAGTGATCGTTCAGTTCGCCGGTTTGATGGCGTTGCGCAAGATCGACTATCACGCATATGACGCGGGAAGTATCTATAATCCAGAAAAGGGGATCATTGACGTATTACCCGATGATCCTGGAGCGGATGAACCCGAACTTTTGTCGCTCAATCTCTCACAGGAGCTTTGGAAGCTTGGCGCCACCGAAAACGAAGCGGTAGAAATATTCGGACTGAGTGACATTCTAGATGATCTCGCTTGGCTGGACACCGTGAGTTTGGAAGATGCTCTTCAACAGCTTCACGGCAGCAACCCTCTTGAAAAAGTAGACCTCCTAACTTTTGCCCTCGGTGAAGAGCCATTTTCCGGAACCTTTGCGCACGGCAGCGAGGACGGCATAACCGTGTTCGTGGGCACCGGCGCCGCAGACGATATAACGGGAACAGATGAGAACGATGTCGTCTTCGCTGGTGATTCAGCTAATCCAGCCGATGCGTTTTCCGGTCAAATTGGCTTGATCGATGGCGGCGGAGGCGACGACATCCTGATTGGCTGGGCAGGTATCGACCACATAATCGGCGGCGCCGGAAACGACATCATCTTCGGCGGGGCGGGAGACGACGAGATATGGGGGGACGCCCAGACGCCGCCCGAGGAGGACGATTGGTGGTCTGACACCGAAAATGACGTTGTCTTTGCAGGTTCAGGAGATGACAAGGTCTACAGCTATGCGGGAGCTGATGTGATATCGCTCGGTGATGGCGACGATGAAGTTTACGTGAAAAGACCCACCGATTATGAAAGTGGATATCAGCGATCAGTAATATGGGGCGGCTCGGGAGTCGATTCTTTCTATTTTGTAGGAAAGGTGCATGCTCTATCGATTACAGTCAGCGAAATTAATGATGAGTTGTTGTTGAATCTCTCAACAACTGCACTATTCTCAATGATAAATAACGGTCTTGAATGGCCATACGATACAATAATCATAAATCTTGAGGATAAAGACAAGATATACCTTAATGGTAATAGGGTTGGTACAGCGATCGCGGTTCAAAATACAGAGTACTCCGATACAGGCTTCCGATTGGATTTTGATGACTACCAGTATAGCGGATCATATGACGGATATTCATATGATTACTATAGAGCCAACAGCATGACGCGGGTTCAAAGGGTTGAGCTTAAGGATTATTATGCAATGGATGGCTTTGAATCTGCTGACGTGGGTGAGGAAGATAGTGTACTTGTCGGCAATGGCCTCGGCATAAGAGTAGTTGCAGGATCAGCAGGGTCACTGACCATGTCCGGATTTAGCGATGGCTTGGCCGGAATTTCGTTTGTTGGAAACGGTATCTATGGAGATATCGAGGAGACGACGACTGTCCAAAACGTGTATGGCGACGGGGAAAACGTAATTGAATATCGCCCATGGGAACACCGTGCGAGGCTGATTTCAAGTGAGTACCAGATAGTTGGGGACCCGGAAGTAACCGTCGAGCTGACGGAAGGCTGGTCGATAAAGCCGGCGGGGTACGGCAGTTTTCTCCCTTATTCGCTGAATCTGAGCGATTTTCAGTATGCCTGGGAGACGGGAGATGCCGGGGACAATCAATTTGATGGCAAAGAAGCGGCGCAAAAATTTACTGGCGGAAGCGGTTTTGATACCGTGGACTACAGCACCTCGACCGGCTCTATTTATGTTGAAATGAGCAGGGAAGGTCAGTCAGGGGATGCATTAGGCGACAAATACTTCTCTATCGAAAAAATCGTTGGCACCGCCTACGCAGATGTTCTTGTGGGGGACTCGAATGATAATGCGTTCTCGGGGAACGAGGGTGACGATTATCTGGAAGGGGGCGCCGGTGATGACATCTTGGACGGTGGCGCAGGAGCTGACTATCTCGTCGGCGGCATAGGCGGGGACATTTACCTTTATCGTTCCGGCGACGGTTTCGATGTCATCTATGACGATTCGGAATCGCTTGTCGAAGTCGATCTGCTCAAGCTTCTGGACATTTCCGCAAGCGGAGTGAGTCTCACGGCAGCAGATGAGAATCTTGAAATCACCGTCTTAGCGACCGGTGACGTCATCACGGTCGTCGGACAGTTCTCCACCGACAACCAAGGGCGAGGGATCGAGCAGCTTCACTTCGCCGGAGGCGTTTCCTATAGCCGGGCAGATATCGCCCTCGTTATTAATGGAGAAGATCCCGATACGATCCTCGGAACATCAGGCAACGAAACGCTCGTTGGGACCTCGGATGATGGTAACGCCAGAGGTGGTCTTGGCGATGATCTCTTCCATGGGGCTAGAGGTTCCGATACCTCCATCCACCATTCCGGCGGCGGGTCATCGACACCGACTGCTTCAGATTTCGAAGCGGATGTGATTGCATTCCCGACAGCCCATTTGGCGATGGAATCGTCAGGGGAGGTCTATTCGTCCCACATCGTGGAACCTGAGCGGGACGACGGTGAAGTTGCGCATACCGCACAAATATTCTCATTCGCCGAATTCGCGAATCTGGCGGCTTCAGAAGATGTCATCTCGGACATCTGGTTTGAACCGGAACCAATTGGTGCCCTCGTCTAA
- a CDS encoding type I secretion system permease/ATPase, whose amino-acid sequence MTENSPAHFRRTLHRAWLEIAIFSVLMNVLLLVPSLYMMQIYDRVLPAASIPTLVYLSLIAVAALALMALLDIVRSIYCQRVGLSLERNFGSASFMATLSSARAKHGEIQPLRDLATVRAFIASRGLTNLIDLPFAPLFIILLYLIHPVLSLVTTAGALVLIIVVVANQFAARRSITQSLGEARVANSLAQAFVGSADTIRGLGMLMNVSEVWGRKFAEAALSQDRATSINSIFAGISRASRMALQLAILGSGAALVMAGELTGGMIFASSIISGRALQPIDQLIAGWKQVVEARAAWKRLNEATVAVAAAHIDRIRLPDPLGKISVRDLLWAPPGTGGLPIIKRISFEVRAGEVIAILGPSSAGKSTLVKLLAGALRPTAGSIFLDEADYKTWDEHQLGSQIGYLPQEVQLLPGTIAANISRFDLDASDSEIIGAAQRAEAHALISAQKDGYQTSLSSSDTSLSGGVRQRVGLARAFFRNPKVLILDEPNSNLDADGEAALDRAIVAAKAAGNTILIVTHRPGIIARCDKALVMREGSVEVFGPAPEVLERLSAAARNAVKRPMTSQSHNSPTAGLKAPRKSFASGGGT is encoded by the coding sequence GTGACTGAGAATTCTCCGGCGCATTTTCGTCGCACCCTTCATAGGGCGTGGCTGGAGATCGCTATCTTCTCCGTGCTGATGAACGTGCTTCTGCTCGTGCCATCGCTCTATATGATGCAGATTTATGATCGTGTGCTGCCGGCGGCCAGCATCCCAACGCTGGTGTATCTCTCATTGATTGCCGTGGCTGCTCTCGCTTTGATGGCGCTCCTCGATATCGTCCGGTCTATATATTGCCAGAGGGTCGGCTTGTCGCTGGAGCGAAATTTTGGCAGCGCTTCTTTCATGGCCACCTTGAGCTCGGCAAGGGCGAAGCATGGTGAGATTCAGCCTCTCCGTGATCTCGCTACCGTCAGGGCATTTATCGCGTCGCGCGGCCTGACCAATCTCATCGACCTACCCTTCGCACCGCTCTTCATCATTTTGCTCTACTTAATTCATCCTGTCTTGAGCCTTGTGACGACTGCCGGTGCACTAGTTCTGATAATCGTCGTGGTGGCTAACCAGTTTGCGGCCCGGCGATCAATTACACAGTCTCTCGGCGAAGCGCGGGTTGCAAATTCACTTGCGCAGGCTTTTGTTGGAAGTGCCGATACTATTCGTGGCTTGGGAATGCTCATGAATGTCTCAGAGGTCTGGGGTCGAAAGTTCGCAGAGGCCGCCCTCAGTCAAGATCGAGCCACCAGCATCAATTCCATATTCGCCGGAATTTCGCGGGCTTCTCGCATGGCCCTTCAGTTAGCCATCCTCGGATCCGGAGCGGCTCTGGTTATGGCAGGTGAGCTTACCGGAGGGATGATATTTGCGTCATCGATCATTTCGGGCAGGGCGCTCCAGCCTATTGATCAACTGATTGCGGGTTGGAAGCAGGTCGTCGAGGCCAGAGCAGCTTGGAAGAGGTTGAATGAAGCTACCGTTGCTGTTGCCGCGGCGCACATTGATCGGATTCGCCTTCCGGATCCTCTGGGCAAGATCTCAGTGAGGGATTTGTTGTGGGCGCCGCCAGGAACCGGGGGTCTGCCTATCATAAAGCGTATCAGCTTCGAAGTGCGCGCTGGAGAGGTGATCGCCATTCTCGGACCGAGCAGCGCGGGCAAATCGACTTTGGTAAAACTGCTCGCTGGGGCTTTGAGACCAACTGCTGGGTCGATTTTCCTCGATGAGGCGGACTACAAAACATGGGATGAGCATCAACTCGGCAGCCAGATTGGATATCTACCGCAGGAAGTTCAATTACTTCCTGGAACTATTGCGGCCAATATCTCGCGCTTCGATCTCGACGCCAGTGACAGCGAGATTATTGGCGCGGCGCAGCGAGCTGAAGCACATGCTCTAATATCCGCTCAGAAAGATGGCTACCAAACATCGCTTAGCTCGTCGGATACGTCGCTGTCCGGTGGCGTGCGCCAGCGTGTGGGCCTTGCGCGAGCGTTCTTCCGCAACCCCAAAGTCCTCATACTTGACGAGCCGAACTCTAATCTGGATGCCGACGGCGAGGCGGCGCTCGATAGAGCGATTGTAGCAGCAAAGGCAGCAGGAAACACAATTCTGATTGTCACGCACCGGCCAGGCATCATCGCTCGGTGTGATAAAGCACTTGTCATGCGGGAAGGGTCCGTCGAGGTTTTTGGGCCTGCTCCTGAGGTCCTTGAGCGTTTATCCGCAGCCGCCCGGAACGCAGTGAAGCGGCCAATGACAAGCCAGTCTCACAACTCACCAACGGCAGGGCTTAAGGCACCGCGCAAGTCATTCGCCTCGGGGGGTGGGACATGA
- a CDS encoding HlyD family type I secretion periplasmic adaptor subunit, whose translation MTATTSVSSQAGWHDRLTTTTRAPALIGYVAMLAMGGTFGLWGAWAPISEAATAPGTITAFGRNVQVQHLEGGIIKEIRVLEGDHVRRGDIVMVLDETAAKGQLNRLIKQRVSLDIKAQRLRAEREGLHAFDPDSTSVKLSGVQQMTDILLEEQKEFSARLARFSSEHEILTTRLEQLDRSRAGLNEQKRAIEKQAIVVRSELDRKESLLQKGLIDRSEYTDLLRIDADLLGQSASIIAQQLSTDSQIAEAREQLERLRTQRIEDTVTKLTEVNTSLRDIDEQITSAADVLTRTVIRAPADGIVVTSAYNFVGNVVASGEKIMEILPTTVRPLVEARLLPTDIDVVYIGQKARLHFTALNARLTPEVDATVTHVSADRLIDQTTRQPYYRALLQISERLPAAIPEEQLRPGMPVEVFINTGERTFFEYLLKPLVDSAQHAFIEE comes from the coding sequence ATGACGGCGACGACCAGCGTTTCAAGTCAAGCTGGTTGGCACGACCGGCTTACCACGACGACGCGAGCGCCGGCTTTAATTGGCTATGTCGCTATGTTGGCCATGGGCGGCACCTTCGGATTATGGGGAGCGTGGGCGCCAATTTCTGAAGCCGCAACCGCGCCTGGCACGATCACCGCGTTTGGCAGAAATGTTCAGGTGCAGCATCTTGAAGGCGGCATCATCAAGGAAATACGCGTGCTGGAAGGGGATCACGTACGCCGAGGTGACATTGTGATGGTTCTCGATGAGACTGCCGCCAAAGGACAGCTCAACCGCCTCATAAAGCAGAGAGTCTCACTTGACATTAAGGCGCAACGCCTTCGAGCCGAAAGAGAAGGACTGCACGCTTTTGATCCAGACTCGACCTCGGTAAAGTTGTCTGGTGTACAGCAGATGACGGATATTCTCCTAGAAGAGCAAAAGGAGTTTTCCGCTCGGTTGGCACGCTTCAGCTCAGAGCACGAAATCCTCACCACACGCCTCGAGCAATTGGACAGGAGTAGGGCCGGCCTTAATGAGCAAAAGAGAGCTATAGAAAAGCAGGCGATCGTTGTTCGGTCCGAATTGGATCGCAAGGAATCTTTGCTTCAAAAGGGGCTGATCGACAGGTCGGAGTATACAGACCTTTTGCGCATTGATGCCGATCTTCTGGGCCAGTCGGCGTCAATAATTGCACAGCAACTATCAACCGATTCTCAGATCGCTGAAGCCAGGGAACAACTTGAACGGCTCCGCACACAGCGTATAGAGGATACGGTTACAAAACTCACCGAAGTAAACACATCTCTTCGCGATATCGATGAGCAGATTACTTCGGCTGCGGACGTGTTGACGCGTACAGTCATCCGAGCGCCGGCCGATGGTATCGTGGTGACTTCAGCCTACAATTTCGTGGGCAATGTCGTTGCATCCGGAGAAAAAATCATGGAAATTTTACCAACCACGGTGAGGCCTCTTGTTGAGGCACGCTTACTGCCCACGGACATTGATGTCGTATATATCGGTCAGAAAGCTCGCCTCCACTTCACCGCTCTTAACGCACGTTTGACGCCCGAGGTGGACGCGACGGTCACCCATGTCTCTGCAGATCGCCTTATTGATCAAACCACGCGGCAGCCCTACTATCGAGCCTTGTTGCAGATCAGCGAGAGGCTTCCAGCGGCTATTCCGGAGGAACAACTCCGACCCGGGATGCCAGTTGAAGTGTTCATAAACACTGGCGAGCGTACATTCTTCGAATATTTGTTGAAGCCCCTTGTCGATTCTGCGCAACATGCGTTTATCGAAGAGTGA